Part of the Falco biarmicus isolate bFalBia1 chromosome 4, bFalBia1.pri, whole genome shotgun sequence genome, CACCTGTAATCTTAACTCAGGCATTTAACCTCCCAGCCCCCAGAGTACTAGAGCTTGTACCAGGGAGCTGGACGGTCACCTGCCACCAATgtggttttagtttttaaacTTATATCACTGAGGTTACATTGTACAAAACAAGGTAACACAAAAGTCTGTTTACATACTTTACAATTATGGAACAACACTGGGTGGCTGCAAGAGCCCCTAAATGCAGGGTATTTTCCAAGAACTGGTACTTTTACTAGTGCAATACTTAAATTTTTCTTAACAGTATGTTTAACCAGAAAGCGTATAAATGTTAAACAAGGCAATTTCATCCCTCATGGTCTTCAGCACTTTACTTTCATTTAATTCGTCCATATTGTGGAGTAATGTAAAATTCTGCATGATGTAAATAACTACTGCTGTGTCTGAAAACTCATTTTGCCTTAAGTGAGATTTTTACTGTAGTAATCAGCAACCCTTTGAAACTACAGCTGAACACAAAATTCGCCTTCAGCAAACATTCAAGTTGAAGCATATTTTTTGAAGTTAAATAGTATGCTGTCCCATTTGGGATGAGTGTTATGTATTGGTTATAAAGGACAGCACATGCTATAGGGAAAGAGATCTTACACATGGCAGAAGTAGccagtggtttggttttgttgtgttttgtggggcttttttaaaCAGCCTAGCTTTCTATATTTCAGAGATcattcttaagaaaaaaattggtgtTTGCCTTCTTCATTACTATTAATTCCCTTCCACATTCTCTTTCTGAATAGATGAGCCCAGCCTACGAGAGGTATTTGAAGCCACTTCTCCACAACACGCTATCAAAATTATGAAGATCACGATCTAAGTGAACACCGCAcatttcctcctgttctttGTGCAGCAGTAGATTTATGAAGCATCAGTAGTTACTAATCAAAATTAATAATCAGTTACTACTTGCAGTTGCAACAAGTGTGAAACAAGATGCTTAGCCAGTCATTTGCATTTAATCAGACAGAAGCCAAAGCTGAGTGGTACCCACTGCTATGAGGCAATCTACTTGAAAATCACCTAGGGTTTGCCATTTTCTAACCAGAAGTGTCCCAGTAGCATCAAAACTATGCCATCTGgctttcttattcttttttctaaatccACTATATGacaattaaggaaaaaaaatccaaaccacatTATGAGCTCCCCTTCAGTGAGTTTACAATTACAGTGTGTGAAACTGTACAGtgccttcaaaaaaaaaaaaaacccagaaacccAAACTTTAcgaaaaaaatcaaaatttgtATTACAAAGTACATCTGTTTGGACAATTAAAATAGTTGTTACATTGCTCAGCAGTGGAGTACTCCTGGCTAATGAAGATTCCGAGAAAGCTgatgccagctcctgcctgcagaatTTACTTCCCCATTAATAGTCGCTCATACTGTCTTTCTATAAATCTCAGGCTCCAATAAAGTGTATTATTTGGAATACTGCTTCTCTAATTATTACACTTTGTAATTACAGAAAGGGCAGGCTAATCCAGGCCAGTCATTAATTTGCTAGTAAATGAAGTGTTGCAAAGAACATCTTGTGATTATAATTCAATGCCAGTTAACACAGATATTTCTTACCAAGTGTTGCAGGAAAGAAACAACCACGTTTCCTGAGCTCCATcagttcagcttttctttccctccttaaAGGAAGAATGAAGCTCTTACTGCCTCTTACTACAAAAGTCAAAAACCCTGTAATGTATgaagagggggagagaaaacatGACAGAGAAATACACCCAGGGTGGGCCTTTTGAATGAGATGGGATTGAAAGCTCTCATCTTCAAGAACCAGCAACCACCACAGAAATCCAGACCCCCTCTTACATCCCCAAAACGCTGTGGTCTGCACAGCCCAGTGTGAAGCAGTTGTGATAAGGACTTGCAACAGGCAGTTGTGACAAGAACTTCACAGGAGAACAAGATCCATTCATCAAAGTGGGTATCAACTCTCTTATTCCCCAAAGCATTCAAGCTAGAACATAACCAGAAATTCTATTAATAACTATGGCGGAGCACCCAAGACAAGCAGAAATGGCCATACAAAAtcaactgaaaacacagaacttgACTCCCTTGACTTGGAGCATCATCAGAACCAGCACCCTACCGTTAGTAAGTCACTAGATAAATTGCTGACAAACCAGATAACGCTACTTAGCGGATACAAGTGTTTAGGCTCCGTGTTCCCTCCAACCCTATCCCTTTAGCCAGTACAAATACTTGCCATTTTTTTAGTCATAAAgcacttttcaaaacacaagctTTTTCTATAATGCTGAGGACAGTTGACTCAACAGATTAATATAAAAAGGAACAAAGTACATCAGTAATAGAGGAGAATGGAGCCCTACCAGAGCATCTCAGCtactctgcagcacagaaaaatggggttcaggtggggtttttttgtttggttttggttaaGTATTTGAGTTctagaagacaaaaagaaaatacaaaatattattctgtatttcacatttttattagcTTCTTGCTGGCAGGCATTACACTTGGGAATAATATTGCACCaggcattaaaaatatgaattctACCACAGGGACATTTTGCATTTAGAAtccaatataaatatttctaatcATATTTCCATGGCTACAGATAATATTTGGTTGCTTGATTTATATGCATAGAAAGAAACAGTTGTCATAACTGTAAGAAACTGTACTTATCAAGTACTTTCAAAGGGTGGATTTGTTTTCCTATAATATTACAAtactgtttgtttatttagaaACTAAATTAGTCTACATGATAGCagctcttccccagctgcattttaaactcattttgtttcttgctcCCAGTGTCGTAGCATTAGATGAATTAGAAACTATTTAAACGGAGGTAATTTTAGCACTTTAAGTCGAGTCAGAGAATTGTGTTAATGACACAAAATACCCTATTGTACTAATTCTTCGGACTCCCTCTTTCAAACAAAAAGGTGTCTTGACGAAACAGGCACAtgcatggtttttttctgaacaggaCAAAAGGACAGAGCTGCTAGAGAACGAAACTCCTCCAGTCCTTACTGATAAACAATAAATAGtcgtataaaaaaaaaaagcccacattGTTGCTTTAGTCAAAATCCAGACTCTCTTGGGTTTACTGTCCAATTAAGTTGCTAATCACCAAGCGGCTCCTGTGGAGTCAGAATCAGTCATCTGTTTTCCGTGCCAATCTACAGAAAGTCCAGTTGTGCTCCACTGTGTTTTCATTGGCACGCTCGCTCATATGATGAACTCTGGTATTCCTGATCGTGAAGCCTTGCTTTGTGATGTACTCCATGAGATGGACTCTGAGCGACACTTCCTGATGGTAATCGCATGGCCCAAAAGTGAAGGAAACCTGGCAGTCCCTGGTGTCCATCATATGCTTATTCCACTTTGTGAAGTGGTTTGAAATGCCTTCCAGTAACGAATGGACTTTCGTCGTGATAGTGAGCTGCGTGATGATTACAGCCACCGGGTTGGAATACTTGGAAAGCTTCCGGGTGCTGGACAGCTCCACCACCTCCTCAAAGGTATCCACGGGATACAGCGGCTTGGGGTCATTAAGACACTGAATTAGCGGTTCAATCTGATAGAAGTCCGCTTCCTTCCGAAGCAGGTCGAACTCCTTGAAGTCCAGTGGCAAAGTGAGCTCTGAGGTCCTTAAAAAGTTAAGAACATAACGGAAAAGTGGTCCATCTCTGTCAATAAAGTAATTGCCCTGAGAGTCCCTGGCAGTGGGGAAGTCTCCCCTGAACATGGCCCCAAGCATTGAGTCAGGATATCTCGTTAGAGTTGTGAGGGATGTCGTATACATGTGTCCACCCACATTTAGCGTGACTGGATCAGTCATCTAGAAAGAGAGAAATTGCAGAGTTTATCAAGCCACCACAAGAAGATTCGATCACCTCACTGACACACACGGTAAATACTGTTTGAAAAGTGCAGGCTGTGGAGAGAATCACGCCTCTTCCATTTGAAGCCTTTAAGCAGCATCTAAACCTGAACAAATCCAAGCCACCTAGCAACAAGGCACAACCGGCAACTAGACAGGATGATACTTAACATTCAGAAGGCATATTTCCAGAATGCTTTAGAAATCTTAACAATGGAGCTACTGTCACAGAAGCAAGTTTTGCATTTGGGCAACAAGTTTTTTCCTATTctacagatggggaaacgaGAACAGAGAGATTTCCTGAAGAACAAGTTAGTCTGAATGAGGCCCATCAGTGTTCCTTACTTTCACAATCTGTCTCTCATtctagaacaaaaaaaaaaaagaaaggaaaaaaaaaaatcagctgaacAAGTCTTAagcctctttctctctctcaaaatAGGATGACAGCGCAAGTTTAGACACAGGACCAAGAGCTCACAATCAAAATAATCCACGCTCTGGTTAACAGGAAtcattaaaacaagcaaacaaaaaagaacttTCGGCTTTTAACTCTAAAAAGCAACATTTATTAGCAAATCAGCATGCTGTGTAGAAGAGGGGGGCAGAGCACAAACCAGTCTGCATCAGCTTCCAAATAGCACATGAggaagcaagagagaaaggaacACAAATCCCATCTGGCCACCAACCCTAACAACCAGGACCGAGGCCAGCCAGAGAAAAGAGACATATGCATGGCAGCAGAATGtttagagaaagagaagaggagaaaaataatgtgcGTTTGTCTAGTTTGAGACAGAGTTTACAAGGAAAAATACtcttctttataaataaaatgacaaaGTCCTAAAACTTATACGCAGGAATCACACACTATTTTCAGTCTTTGTGTGTTAGGAAAACGGTAACAGTGAGCTTAAGGCATCGGTTAAGTACTCACTGACCATACCTAGGAAATACGAATCTGAGCTCTCCCCACAAATAGCATGCGAGACGAAGTACTTCAGAGACCCTAAGTAAGCTGTTGTAACCTGCACAGGTTTTCTTCTCACATGACTGAAGCTCTGGATCTACACAAGACAGATCTGTAGGGATTCTTTCCGCAAGATCTTGAAAGCCCAGTTGTACTGCACAGCACACACTTACACAGGCTCACTTACCATATATCCCCAGTCTCCATTATCCATCTGTTCAATTGCTTGAACTGTGGTATTCCAAGTTTAACAGAAGGCTGCTGAAAGGATACACGATTCACCTCCTATTATCTCCCTGCAggaaaaagcacacacacaaaaaaaaacaaaataaagaacaaaacagggCAGACCATCAGCACCTATAAGAACTGAAAGGAATGCTTTCTAACCAAAGGCAGGCTCTCTGTCAGGAGAACGTTCAGCTACAAAACCACATTAACAGGAGAATCTACAAACGtgcttttccctccttctcccttcACGCTACCCAGAGGACTGCCTCCGGAGCACATGGGTAATCACTCTACTGGCTGTCTGATCATCCCAGTTTTGTTAAACAACAAGCAATGCGCCTCCGAGGATAATATACGTTCACAAACAGACTACTTTTCACCTGGGAAACAGTGAGTACTTTGAAAGACGGATGTCCTTTTCCaattaaaaagtttatttggCCACCACCAGTGAAGTCATACATGTGTTCCATTAATATTAGCCAAAATTCCCATGCTCCAGTTTCAAAACTGCACAGAAGAATAAATCAAGCATGAAAGTCAATGaacagtaagaagaaaaaaaaaatctcactgcaGAATTAATAATTCAGTAGTGGAGAACTGCAATTGATAGCAAGAACATTAACTTACAGACAAAGAGTATGAATGGACTTCAGAGACACATACGCATTCTCCAAAGCAATTTCTTTAGGGACAAGCCAGAGGACATCAAACATGCTTTCAACAACGCTTCGACAAAAGCAATTTGAGGAGCGGTTCAGGCCGTAACTTCCCAGAAGACCACTGAACTGCTGACTTGCATAAACAAGGGGACTCTCTCCACACAAGCACAACAAGGGAAATCCACAGGCCGGGTTGTGCAACTTGAGGGGAGCGGTGGGAGCAAATGACCCTAGACACCAGTGGAGATTTTCCAAAGGTGGCCTCTCAACCACGTCAAGCAATGTATGGAGAGGGAAACCAGTCGTCGTTAAGCCTCTATCCCTACACAGAGCCTGCCTCTCTGCTAGAACTGCTGAAAATTTAGGTCAGTCTGTTTTAAGTAGGGTACAGCTTCtcagctttgtttatttttacatcttaAAGACCACACAGTTACCAGGACTTCTGCTCCCATCCTCTTTACTAGCAAACTTCAACACGCATTCACCCAACTAAAAGCAGCACGAAGACTTAGCTGAGCCAGAGCCCTACATTCCAAAACAACTGAAGGGTCACAGGTTATTCCCAACCAAAAAGATCAGTTGCGCCTCTCATTCCTAGCTAATGAGATTGGATGGTCTCATTCACCACAGAACAAGGCAGCACATGCCACAGCTCTCTGGGCTCTGCTACCCTGCACAAACCCACAGCCTGGGCACAACAGCATCCAGCAAGTCAGGCCTTTGGGGGCTGGCAGCACGAGCACAGCCTCAGCTGCATCTCAGATGTATTAAAgaccagaaaaaacaaaatcgGTATATGAAAATAGTGAGGTCAGACAACAGAAGAGTAAGGAATACTAAGATACAGAACTAGTCATACCAGGATCCTATTTTTACAAATTAGACAGAGCATGCCTCAAGAAAGTACATTaaagcatacacacacacaccccgacAGCAGATAAACCTGGAATGCCAGCTCTTTTGCCAGcctctgtaattattttttttaactgctcaCAAATCAAGAAGTTAATTCACtcaagttttctttatttgcaaTCATCACTTAAGTAAAGCTCTTAACTGTTCATCAATAGCCCAGATCTTTTAAATTCCAGCACTTACAAGCATCATTCTGGTCAAGCATAACATGCAGATGCATTAAAACCATAGGAGAGACTGGTACCAGTTTCTGATATTCAAGGAAAACATTCACTTGAAAATGAAACTATGCAGCCAGCCAGAAACTGCACTAGAAATCATGATAGATGAGATCTGCTGCTTAATAAAATTAACCGGAATTATACATTCAGAATATTTCAGAGATAGACAGATGTCCAGAATTATTTAAACTGGTGGACAGACACCATGTTATTTTGGTCAGCATCTAAGTCCACGCTACAGATGAATCAAGACTTTATCAGTGAAAGAAACAGATGACACTGCCTGTCTGTACAAAGGCATGAAATAATCTTTGATCACAGCACTGCTATATAACACCGGAGTGAATAATTTATGACAGCAATTAGCTTAAACAAACCCAGCCCTCAACATACAAGTGGCATCAAGAAATCTCACTGATTTTTGTGTAAGGACCCTGAATCACTAGGCACACACAGGCACCCCTGGCAAAGCTGGTGCTGGAGCGAGATGTTCAGTGCAAAGGGATGATACTGGGAAGCCATCCTAAAATGTCCAAGTGTGATCACAactgcctgctgcttccctcaTCAGCTGGGGAGACAACTTCACAGGCAACAATAGCTCTGTTCAGGTACAACCCGAGATAAGGACTAGCAAACCACATCACAAGAAGGGTGGGGACATACACCCTTTCAACGACGCTTTAAATTCTTCCTGAATGAAATACAGTGATGCATCAGTGGGGGTGGGCAGACACTCACTCCATCCATACCCTGGGACAGGCAGCCTCAAGCCAGCTCTTGTCCCTGTTTCACACAACACACAGCACCCAGGGACAGCCTTGCTAACACTGCTACTACTCACATTCAGCTAGCAGATATACAGCTGCATGTCATCTGCTCCCAAAACAACCTACCTTTAATAACcaaaagaaatacttattttagaTGAAATTCAGCCACATCAACTGCTGACACCATTTAAGCCAAACAGGATATCATTCTTTGCTGAGAGCAGAAGTGCACTGATCATGTCAAACCACAGCCCTACTTTCGTTAATCTGCTTCTGCAAGCGGGGAGAAGATACACAGCATTAACGCAGtcatcacagctgctgctgtagccCAGCACCAAGCACATCCAAAACTAGAAAGGCACAATGAGAAGCAAGTACCTTTGAAGAAAAGCACTCCAGTCATCATTTTATACATTTAATATACAAAATTGGAtacctgcatttaaaaaatgctcaCTTTTAGTTCATATGTTATGACCTAGAGGATTACTAGGCTATTTACCAGCAACGCTACTGCCAGCAGGTAGTCCCCATTAACTTCAGCAGGGCTTCTCTCGGAGCAGAGCTGCTAACGTGCAACTATTTTGCAAGCGCAGAGAAAACAAGTAAGAGTCAGCTGAACATCTGCATCTGTGAACCAACACACAGGCCAGGAGATGCCAGCTGGGACCACACTGCATTTGATCAAGGCCAAAAGCTACACACTGCACCTGGAGAAAATCACTGCACTGGTTGTCACATGCAGTTACTtgaaggaggagcagcagaaatacaCCTAACAGTTAAAAGTTAAAGAGGCAGGCAGCACCTGATTTGCTCTGAACATTTTTCATCTAGTTTTTCCAACAAAAGAATTAAAGGATTTACTTGTGGCGCTAGTCTTTAACAGTTTGGTACCTATATTACAACACAAGCTGTTTAAGCTCCACACAAACTGATTAACTTCAACAGTTACCTTAGATTTATATCTCTAGGTCAATATAAGAGTTGACAGGAATTCTACCAATGGCAACTGAAAAATTATAAAGAGCAAAGCTActtatacagatatatatatatatgtatatacatactcGGTATTTCAAGCTACTCACCCACTTAGTGAGCCTTTCACATTTAGATCATCAAAGATGAGAACAAACTCCTGCCCTCTGTACAGTTACGCTGTACATGGACAATCTCTATTCCCCAGCCAGTCACGGCAtgtgaaatgcaattttttattGTAAATCATTATCGGTAACTCACTTGTACTGACAAAAACTAAGCTAGCACCAGTGATGACTGTACTCCACCAAACTGTACAGCAAGATGACAAACTGCAGAGCAAACCCATGAGGCTCGAGCACTGTGCTACCCTAACCAAGAGAGCGAGGAGGAGGTAAGCTCTTAAAACAACCGGGTACTGAACCTTCTGGGAACTCAGCAGATCAGCTTCACTAAAGAAAAGCATCTGTCACCTTCTGTACATGTCAAGTTTATAATGACTAATACAGCTTATTTAGAATTAACTTAGTTCTTGCTTTTCACTAGTATTTAGTCTTCACCTCAGGCAGGAGGGAAAACCACTCATGCCAGCCACTCAGCATTTTCACTCCTTTATGTGTAAATGCTTCACTATAAATTCCAAGCTCCTAAAGTTTCCCTACCTCCCCTGAGGAGCTCTATGACATCCTGGTTTAAGTCCAGGTtccaaacttttattttaattgctacTTGTTTGAAGAGCCCACATCACAAAATCACTTTGGCCCTCCTCTCACGAGAGCCAAAGGAAGACGCTTGTACCTAGCCCGGTCCTGCCGGCGCTGTGTTGCTGAAGCAACCCAAGGTACCCAGGCTTTCAGCACTCGTGCCAACCTTTGGgttttaatgctgtattttgcttctgtgaaaCTAAACAGTAGTTGTCTCCATGTGGAAACGTGCCTCCAAACAGTTTTGGAGGAATGCAGATGTCAGAAATACTAAGCCTCCCTGCACACACCAGTGGGGCTCAGCACATACATGGACCGCGGAGCCACAGCAAGACCGGGGCAGAAATCCCTCCTAGAGCCCAGGCAGAGAGGGGCCCGGGCCGGCAGCAGAAACCGGGAATTGCTGGTTTCCATCACAGAGGAGCCAGCGAGCTCACGGTGGAAGAAGTCTCCCCAGGATCACAATGATTCAGCAAAGATGCTGGAAATGAACCCAGGCATTTATATCCCCACCCCTGCAAATGACCCAAGAGCCCacaccctcacccccaccccaaaccagcgacccagctctgcctcccctccGGGTAGGGCAGGGGGATCCATCCCCTCCCCAGGCGGGGCAAAGCCCACGGACCCCGCGCCCTCCCTGCCAGACCTCACGGGCTGCCACCCCGGcaccctccctgctccttcctcctgcccagccgccAACCGGACCCAGGCACCGGCCGTCCCATCCCCAACCTAACGTCAGGGCTCCAGCACCCggtcctgcagcccccccggTCGCGAGGAGGCCCCAGGAGCCCGGCCCTGCGccctgcccctcacccccctcCCCCGTGCCCCGCCTTCACGCGTTGCCCCACAGCGGCCGCGGGCCCCCCCGCCGCGTCCGGGCCCTGGCGCCCCAGCGCCCCCCCGGAGCGGAGCAGGGCAGGTCCCGGCCGCtcggccccgctgcccccagccccgcggcagcgcggcccggcACTCACGGGCGCAGCTCCCGGCGCTGAGGCAgagcccggcggcggcggggacgaCTGAGCGCGAGCCCGGAGTTgagccgccgccgcgggcgGGGACAGAGCGAGGGTGTGTCCCGGTacggccccgcccccgccgcagccACACCCCCTTCACCTCAGGGCGTCAccgagggggctgggggggacccggCGCgggcagccctgtccccaggggGGGAAGCCGCGGCCGCGGGCGTGGCAGCTGAGCCCGAGCCATGCGCCTCCCCGTCAACACAGGGCGGGCGCGCGGTTGTCCCCGGCGGTCCCGGCCGCCGCTGCGGGGGACCGGAAGTCGCGTGCAAAGGCCGCGCCGGTTCTCGCGAGAGCGGGGAGGCGGAGCGAAGCCGCGGGCTGGGCGCGCGGAGGCGGGGCCTCGTCGTCACGGGCGGCGCGCGGAGCGCCGGTCCCTCCGCGCTAGAGGACACGGCCAAGAtggcggcggctgcggcggcaCTGCGGTACCTGGCCCCGCTGGGCGCCCGCCTCCCGCCGcagggccgcgccgccgggcggCTGCTGCAGCAGCGCAGGGGACTGCGGCTCTCCGCGCCCGCCGCCATACAGGTAACGGGGCCGCCGCCGGCAGGGGTGCCCCgacagcggggctgggggcgcggGGTGCGCGCCCCTCAGGGGAGTGTCCGGCCCcagggggcgggcgggcgctgaGGTGAAGCGAGCTGTGGTGAGGTGAGGCGAGGCGAGGGGGCTCCCCGCGTCCCTGGCGTGCGGGGGTCCGGCGGCTGCGGACCGTGCCCCCGTCCTGCCCGCCTGCCGCTGTCCCGCAGGTGACGGTGCGGGACGCGCTGAACCAGGCGCTGGATGAGGAGCTGGAGCGGGACGAGCGCGTCTTCCTGCTGGGCGAGGAGGTGGCCCAGTACGACGGTGCCTACAAGGTACGTGGATGCCGTTACCGGGCCGCGAAGGGGCCTCAGGTGGGCCCTGACTCCTGTGTCCTGCCCTGCAGATCTCCAGGGGTCTCTGGAAGAAGTACGGGGACAAGAGGGTGATGGATACCCCGATATCAGAGGTAAGGCTGCCCTGTTCCCTACCCCTGCCATCCCATCATCAGCCACTCCCCCAGTGCTTACCCCTTGGTCTCCTCTTTCAGATGGGCTTCACAGGAATCGCTGTCGGTGCTGCTATGGTTTGTACATTTGCATTCCCCTACTTATGATTTGAAAATTTAAAGCAAACTACTCTTATGTAAAACCACACTAATAAATACGTCAAAATATATAATAGGCAGGGTTGAGACCAGTGTGTGAGTTCATGACGTTCAACTTCTCCATGCAAGCAATCGATCAGGTTATAAACTCCGCTGCCAAGACCTGTTACATGTCTGCAGGAGCAATCGCCGTTCCCATCGTCTTCCGGGGCCCCAACGGGGCATCAGCTGGAGTTGCGGCTCAGCACTCACAATGCTTCGCAGCTTGGTATGGGCACTGCCCAGGACTGAAAGTTGTTAGTCCTTGGAGCTCAGAAGATGCCAAAGGTCTGTTGAAAGCATCAATCCGGGACGATAATCCAGGTGAGCACAGGCAGATCACGGCAATACCTAGCACTCAGTCCTGAAAAGAACATCCAATTTCCCCTCCTGccctattgaaaaaaaaaaaaaataataaattaaaccCTAAACACTTAAGGTTGCTTTAATGCAGCTTGAGGGTACTTACAAAGGCACAGAggtatttattcttttcctaACAGTCGCTTGCCTTGCTAGCAGTAGACCAATTTTGTGCTGTTGCCAGCTACATATCTTTTGTGCTAGTGTGGTACCCATCGGGGAAACTTGGAAGCACTTACGAATCTACCATAAAGGGGTTAAAAAGGATAAA contains:
- the KCTD6 gene encoding BTB/POZ domain-containing protein KCTD6; this encodes MDNGDWGYMMTDPVTLNVGGHMYTTSLTTLTRYPDSMLGAMFRGDFPTARDSQGNYFIDRDGPLFRYVLNFLRTSELTLPLDFKEFDLLRKEADFYQIEPLIQCLNDPKPLYPVDTFEEVVELSSTRKLSKYSNPVAVIITQLTITTKVHSLLEGISNHFTKWNKHMMDTRDCQVSFTFGPCDYHQEVSLRVHLMEYITKQGFTIRNTRVHHMSERANENTVEHNWTFCRLARKTDD
- the PDHB gene encoding pyruvate dehydrogenase E1 component subunit beta, mitochondrial, encoding MAAAAAALRYLAPLGARLPPQGRAAGRLLQQRRGLRLSAPAAIQVTVRDALNQALDEELERDERVFLLGEEVAQYDGAYKISRGLWKKYGDKRVMDTPISEMGFTGIAVGAAMAGLRPVCEFMTFNFSMQAIDQVINSAAKTCYMSAGAIAVPIVFRGPNGASAGVAAQHSQCFAAWYGHCPGLKVVSPWSSEDAKGLLKASIRDDNPVVMLENELLYGVPFEMSEQAQSKDFVVPIGKAKIEREGTHVTLVSHSRPVGHCLEAAAILAKEGVECEVINLRTIRPMDIETVEASVVKTNHLVTVEGGWPQFGVGAEICARIMEGSAFNYLDAPAVRVTGADVPMPYAKILEDNCIPQVKDIIFAVKKTLNI